A region of Streptomyces sp. R44 DNA encodes the following proteins:
- a CDS encoding DNA polymerase, whose amino-acid sequence MKYFPYRIAGEETMTRVPETPRDLDEFKRWVERKARAGEMIGADTETTGLDSFSPTYRLRTVQFGDALDAWVICVELGPVFAEAARWALLTLPRLVFHNATFDLLVLDRHLGVPLATLGPKVVDSKVIAHLFDPRPRHEGGHGLRLKELCAKDVDPQAPDTQEDLTAVFRSIGATKATGWRKIDINHPTYLQYAGLDAILVSRWLPVGVERLHRAGIRQTLVDFEHRVMLICAKMERRGMRVDQEYVRDLVGRLEEEAAHHAALAARYGVTSVNAPKQVSAALLGMGETLTETTDSGALKVDKSILLDLADLDTQWQPRGTRTPNPLADAVLRSKRAGKWSTSYGIAMRDGLDVEGRIHPKINSLQARTARMSISGPPLQQLPSGDWTIRRALMAEPGHRVFSVDYAAVEMRVLAALADETVMKRAIAEGRDLHGFTAELIYGPDYTSFHRKLCKGVGFGKVYGGGATTLSRQTGAPLSDVKTAISAYDRTYRGIKRYSARLQREARADGYVVWTPVGRRLPLDRDRVYAATNYAVQSTARDVLCQALVDMDEKGLTDQLYLPIHDEVLGSAPDDIAEDVAREVGATMAMDFFGVPLDTDPEVGGRSWGSLYMKKADAMVQHDPWYAAHPDEAAAAEERRR is encoded by the coding sequence GTGAAGTACTTCCCTTACCGGATCGCGGGCGAAGAGACCATGACCCGTGTTCCGGAGACGCCGCGGGACCTGGACGAGTTCAAGCGCTGGGTCGAACGCAAGGCACGCGCGGGCGAGATGATCGGCGCTGACACCGAGACGACCGGGCTCGACAGTTTCTCGCCGACGTACCGCCTCCGCACAGTTCAGTTCGGCGACGCCCTCGACGCGTGGGTGATCTGTGTCGAGCTCGGTCCGGTGTTCGCGGAAGCGGCCCGGTGGGCACTCCTGACGTTGCCTCGTCTCGTCTTCCACAACGCCACCTTCGATCTCCTCGTACTGGACCGCCACCTTGGGGTCCCGCTGGCGACGCTGGGCCCCAAGGTGGTGGACTCGAAGGTTATCGCTCATCTGTTCGACCCGCGACCCCGACACGAGGGTGGGCATGGACTGAGGCTGAAGGAGCTGTGCGCGAAGGACGTCGACCCGCAGGCTCCGGATACTCAGGAAGACCTCACAGCCGTGTTCCGCTCCATCGGTGCCACGAAGGCGACGGGGTGGCGGAAGATCGACATCAACCACCCGACCTACCTCCAGTACGCCGGCCTGGACGCGATCCTCGTATCCCGGTGGCTGCCCGTCGGCGTCGAACGGCTCCACAGGGCAGGGATCCGTCAGACGCTCGTGGACTTCGAACACCGCGTGATGCTCATCTGCGCCAAGATGGAGCGGCGCGGAATGCGGGTGGATCAGGAGTACGTCCGCGATCTCGTCGGCCGTCTGGAGGAAGAGGCCGCACACCATGCGGCGCTCGCGGCGCGGTACGGCGTGACGTCGGTCAACGCTCCGAAGCAGGTTTCCGCGGCTCTGTTGGGCATGGGGGAGACGCTAACCGAGACCACTGACAGCGGGGCTCTGAAGGTCGACAAGAGCATCCTCCTGGACCTGGCCGACCTCGACACCCAGTGGCAGCCGCGCGGGACGAGGACGCCGAATCCGTTGGCTGATGCGGTCCTTCGGAGCAAGCGGGCCGGCAAGTGGTCGACGTCCTACGGCATCGCCATGCGCGACGGCCTCGACGTCGAAGGGCGGATCCACCCGAAGATCAACAGTCTTCAGGCCAGGACCGCCCGCATGTCCATCTCGGGCCCGCCGCTCCAACAGCTCCCCTCGGGCGACTGGACGATCCGACGCGCACTCATGGCGGAGCCGGGGCACCGAGTCTTCTCCGTCGACTATGCGGCCGTGGAGATGCGGGTCCTGGCGGCCCTGGCGGACGAGACGGTCATGAAGCGGGCCATCGCGGAGGGACGTGACCTCCACGGCTTCACAGCGGAGCTCATCTACGGGCCTGACTACACGAGCTTTCACCGGAAGCTCTGCAAGGGCGTCGGCTTCGGCAAGGTCTACGGAGGAGGGGCAACTACGTTGTCCCGTCAGACCGGCGCCCCGCTGTCCGACGTCAAGACAGCTATCTCCGCGTATGACCGGACGTACCGCGGGATCAAGCGCTACAGCGCGCGTCTCCAGCGTGAGGCACGCGCGGACGGATACGTCGTATGGACTCCGGTAGGCCGGCGCCTGCCGCTGGACCGGGACCGGGTGTACGCCGCGACGAACTATGCGGTCCAGTCGACAGCGCGCGACGTCCTGTGTCAGGCGCTAGTGGACATGGATGAGAAGGGACTGACCGACCAGCTGTACCTCCCGATTCACGACGAGGTGCTTGGGTCGGCCCCGGACGACATCGCGGAGGATGTGGCGCGGGAGGTCGGCGCCACGATGGCGATGGACTTCTTCGGCGTGCCCCTCGACACAGACCCGGAGGTTGGAGGCCGTAGCTGGGGGTCCCTCTACATGAAGAAGGCGGACGCGATGGTGCAGCACGATCCCTGGTACGCGGCGCACCCTGACGAGGCGGCAGCCGCCGAGGAGCGTCGACGGTGA
- a CDS encoding HNH endonuclease, with protein MRTPRRADLAELPSRDAILRRWEELEWWSCAYCDRPFGEKVVAEVDHIRPLAKGGRDEWVNFNPACRECNRGKGDLDVDDWISMSAGQREAEGDLSITEGH; from the coding sequence ATGCGTACCCCTCGTCGCGCTGATCTGGCGGAACTGCCTTCCCGAGACGCCATCCTGAGGCGCTGGGAGGAGCTCGAATGGTGGTCCTGCGCCTACTGTGACCGCCCGTTCGGCGAAAAGGTTGTAGCGGAGGTGGACCATATTCGTCCGCTTGCGAAGGGCGGGCGTGATGAGTGGGTGAACTTCAACCCCGCGTGCCGTGAATGCAATCGGGGCAAGGGAGACCTCGACGTCGACGATTGGATCTCCATGTCCGCAGGCCAGAGGGAAGCGGAGGGCGACCTTTCGATTACAGAGGGCCACTGA
- a CDS encoding RNA polymerase sigma factor codes for MDRTQVTDTLITAAQGGDRDAMWQIVSAYEGVLVSTVRAVASTATPDQFDDLLQEARAILIQHVHAFEVKTTSAQLSTFAHRAVRRGVATEWVKMTTGLTIEPSAALAVRRALHQTEGDVEGAWMIVGSDHDPRRRMSRETFVAILEALEGTDSLDAPAGGDEDGGVTVGDALPDPEGDFTTDAQRRTLARFLLGQIANRQAFALRAFYGIGMSQMADQEAALDMGVSTIRVRTLRADGIKSARRVANVHGIAA; via the coding sequence ATGGACCGCACCCAGGTTACGGACACGCTCATCACTGCCGCTCAGGGCGGGGACCGGGATGCCATGTGGCAGATCGTCTCGGCCTATGAGGGCGTTCTCGTGTCGACCGTCCGCGCCGTGGCTTCCACCGCCACGCCGGACCAGTTCGACGATCTCCTCCAGGAGGCGCGGGCGATCCTGATCCAGCACGTCCACGCCTTTGAGGTGAAGACGACGTCCGCTCAGCTCAGCACCTTCGCCCACCGGGCCGTGCGTCGCGGCGTGGCCACGGAGTGGGTGAAGATGACGACCGGTCTGACCATCGAGCCGAGCGCCGCACTCGCCGTCCGACGCGCTCTTCACCAGACGGAGGGCGACGTCGAAGGGGCGTGGATGATCGTCGGCTCCGACCACGACCCCCGCCGTCGGATGAGCCGGGAGACCTTCGTGGCAATCCTGGAGGCCCTGGAAGGAACGGACTCGCTGGACGCTCCGGCCGGCGGGGACGAGGACGGCGGCGTCACAGTGGGCGACGCGCTCCCGGACCCGGAAGGCGACTTCACCACCGACGCGCAGCGCCGCACGCTCGCACGCTTCTTGCTCGGCCAGATCGCGAACCGGCAGGCATTCGCGCTCCGAGCGTTCTACGGCATTGGCATGTCGCAGATGGCTGACCAGGAGGCGGCACTCGACATGGGGGTATCGACCATCCGCGTGCGCACCCTGCGGGCCGACGGCATCAAGTCCGCCCGCCGAGTCGCGAACGTGCACGGCATCGCAGCGTAA
- a CDS encoding DUF2637 domain-containing protein, giving the protein MLKKLRHVDPILIQAVIAAALSFAHIHDVAETAGQTGWKAWAYPVSVDVLLAVAWKMMRTRGGVAAWFWFLVAMAASLGANVATSGVMNMANPPGWVRVVVAGWPAVAFLGGTLLVHRRKDAVVDEVPEEPQAPAEEPAGTPEAEGAPEPLKPPQPPVLVTYREAADALRVSEGTVRGWAHRGQVSKHPGHTPSTVRVDLRECRTYQAGQLVSP; this is encoded by the coding sequence ATGCTCAAAAAACTTCGCCACGTCGACCCGATCCTGATCCAAGCTGTCATCGCGGCCGCTCTCTCCTTCGCCCACATTCACGACGTGGCGGAGACTGCTGGACAGACCGGATGGAAGGCGTGGGCCTACCCGGTGAGCGTGGACGTCCTCCTCGCGGTCGCGTGGAAGATGATGCGGACGCGCGGGGGAGTGGCTGCCTGGTTCTGGTTCCTCGTCGCCATGGCGGCGTCCCTCGGGGCGAACGTCGCGACGAGCGGCGTGATGAACATGGCCAACCCGCCTGGGTGGGTGCGGGTGGTCGTTGCTGGGTGGCCGGCCGTCGCTTTCCTCGGTGGGACGCTCCTTGTCCACAGGAGGAAGGACGCTGTCGTCGACGAGGTGCCGGAGGAGCCGCAGGCGCCCGCTGAAGAGCCCGCGGGGACGCCCGAGGCGGAAGGGGCGCCCGAGCCACTGAAGCCGCCCCAGCCGCCCGTTCTCGTCACCTACAGGGAGGCCGCAGACGCGTTGAGAGTCTCGGAGGGGACGGTCCGGGGGTGGGCGCACCGTGGACAGGTGAGTAAACACCCCGGGCACACCCCTTCGACGGTTCGTGTGGACCTTAGGGAGTGCAGGACGTACCAGGCTGGGCAGCTCGTCAGCCCGTGA
- a CDS encoding DUF397 domain-containing protein, which produces MTIIPNADASGLTWTKSSYSDGGNNCVEVAHGVAGAMPVRDSKIPAGPALVVPAGVWSAFVDGVKDGALA; this is translated from the coding sequence ATGACCATCATCCCCAACGCCGACGCGTCCGGACTGACCTGGACGAAGTCGAGCTACAGTGACGGCGGAAACAACTGCGTGGAGGTGGCGCACGGCGTCGCCGGCGCCATGCCCGTCCGTGACAGCAAGATTCCGGCCGGCCCTGCGCTCGTCGTCCCCGCGGGCGTTTGGAGCGCGTTCGTCGATGGCGTGAAGGACGGCGCGCTCGCCTGA
- a CDS encoding helix-turn-helix domain-containing protein: MGEPTVRRRRLGSELRRLREGAGLTLDDVEAKVPGMKGSKTSRIETARIGIKPGDLDALLDVYKVAPGAPKREVLHGLAKDGARRGWWQTYSDIISPSYADLISLEDDATSMRSYQTVLIPGLLQTAAYARSTITAINMTSTAEHVNRLVEVRMARQAVLSRPKPLPVWAIIHEAALHMQVKDQPTVMRDQLQRLLDLMDYPHISIQVLPRGAAPHPGLSGPFTMLSFPETADLDVVLVEHLTSALYVEDTAEVSIYGSAFEHLRAEALPLDKSADLIANLKDSR; encoded by the coding sequence GTGGGAGAGCCCACAGTGCGCCGGCGACGTCTCGGATCCGAGCTCCGTCGGCTACGGGAGGGGGCGGGGCTGACCCTGGACGACGTCGAGGCGAAAGTCCCGGGCATGAAGGGCTCAAAGACCAGCCGGATCGAGACCGCCCGCATCGGGATCAAGCCTGGCGACTTGGACGCGTTGCTCGACGTCTACAAGGTTGCACCCGGCGCGCCCAAGCGGGAGGTCCTTCACGGTCTGGCGAAGGACGGAGCTCGCCGCGGATGGTGGCAGACGTACAGCGACATCATTTCGCCGTCATACGCGGATCTCATCAGCCTGGAGGACGACGCTACGTCGATGCGGTCGTATCAGACCGTCCTCATCCCCGGCCTCCTCCAGACTGCCGCCTACGCCCGGTCGACGATCACGGCGATCAACATGACGTCGACTGCTGAGCACGTCAATCGGCTCGTCGAGGTGCGCATGGCGCGACAGGCCGTGTTGTCCCGCCCCAAGCCCCTCCCCGTGTGGGCGATCATCCACGAGGCTGCACTACACATGCAGGTGAAAGATCAGCCGACCGTCATGCGGGATCAGCTTCAGCGGCTCCTCGATCTCATGGACTACCCGCATATCTCGATACAGGTGCTCCCACGTGGCGCAGCTCCGCATCCGGGCCTCAGCGGACCCTTCACGATGCTCAGTTTCCCGGAGACTGCTGACCTTGACGTCGTCCTGGTGGAGCACCTGACCAGCGCTCTGTATGTTGAAGACACCGCCGAAGTGTCGATCTACGGCAGCGCCTTCGAGCACCTCCGAGCGGAAGCGCTTCCGCTCGACAAGTCGGCCGACCTCATTGCAAACCTGAAGGACTCCCGATGA
- the mmuM gene encoding homocysteine S-methyltransferase has product MRPGRMFAEALGAGVLVLDGGLSNQLEAQGCDLSDALWSARLLADGPEQIEAAHAAYVRAGARVLITSSYQATFEGFARRGAGREEAAGLLARSVELARTAAEAVREEVWVAASVGPYGAMLADGSEYRGRYGLSVGALERFHRPRIEVLAGAAPDVLALETVPDAEEAEALLRATAGCGVPVWLSYTVEGGRTRAGQDLAEAFAVAAGNEQVVAVGVNCCDPAEAGEAVELAVAVTGKPAVVYPNSGEEWDARARGWRGDMAFDPTRALAWAGAGARLVGGCCRVGPATIGALAETLAAKGGDATG; this is encoded by the coding sequence ATGAGACCGGGCCGTATGTTCGCCGAAGCCCTCGGAGCGGGGGTGCTCGTCCTCGACGGCGGGCTGTCCAACCAGCTGGAGGCGCAGGGCTGCGACCTCTCGGACGCGCTCTGGTCCGCGCGGCTCCTCGCCGACGGGCCCGAGCAGATCGAAGCGGCCCACGCGGCCTATGTGCGGGCCGGCGCGCGGGTGCTGATCACCTCCAGCTACCAGGCCACGTTCGAGGGCTTCGCCCGGCGGGGCGCGGGCCGGGAGGAGGCGGCGGGGCTGCTCGCGCGGAGCGTGGAGCTGGCCCGGACGGCTGCGGAGGCGGTGCGGGAGGAGGTGTGGGTCGCCGCGTCCGTCGGGCCGTACGGGGCGATGCTGGCGGACGGCAGCGAGTACCGGGGACGGTACGGGCTGTCCGTCGGGGCCCTGGAGAGGTTCCACCGGCCGCGGATCGAGGTGCTCGCGGGGGCGGCGCCGGACGTCCTGGCCCTGGAGACCGTCCCGGACGCGGAGGAGGCCGAGGCGCTGCTGCGGGCGACCGCCGGATGCGGGGTGCCGGTGTGGCTCTCGTACACCGTCGAGGGCGGGCGGACCCGGGCCGGGCAGGACCTGGCGGAGGCCTTCGCGGTCGCCGCGGGGAACGAGCAGGTCGTGGCGGTCGGAGTGAACTGCTGCGACCCGGCCGAGGCGGGGGAGGCCGTCGAGCTCGCGGTGGCCGTGACCGGGAAGCCGGCCGTGGTCTACCCGAACAGCGGGGAGGAATGGGACGCCCGGGCGCGGGGCTGGCGCGGGGACATGGCCTTCGACCCGACGCGGGCCCTCGCATGGGCCGGAGCGGGGGCCCGGCTCGTCGGCGGCTGCTGCCGCGTCGGCCCGGCCACCATCGGGGCGCTCGCCGAGACCCTGGCGGCGAAGGGCGGTGACGCCACCGGCTGA
- a CDS encoding 3' terminal RNA ribose 2'-O-methyltransferase Hen1, translated as MFLTISTTGTPERPATDLGFLLHKHPGRAQAFSTSHGTAHVLYPEASDERCTAALLLEVDPVALVRRGKGKGRGGAPDSALAQYVNDRPYAASSLLAVALAKVFKTALHGECKTMPERAAAPLPLRVEVPALPARGGAELVRALFGPLGWDTVEAEPVPLDGEFPEWGDSRYVRLVLEGELRLADALNHLYVLLPVLDDAKHYWVAPDEVDKLLRAGDGWLAGHPERKLITARYLSRRWGLARAATERLELVRLAEAEGLDVEDVDNAVDETTDTEERPVPLAEQRREAILAALNGAGAARVLDLGCGQGQLVQALLKDPRFTEIVGVDVSARALGIAARRLRLDRMGERQAARVKLTQGSLAYTDKRLAGYDAAVLSEVIEHLDLPRLPALEFAVFGSARPRTVVVTTPNVEYNVRWESLPAGHVRHGDHRFEWTREEFRDWAAGVAAQYGYGVGFAPVGPDDPEVGPPTQMAVFSRTDTEKEGPR; from the coding sequence GTGTTCCTGACGATCAGTACAACCGGCACCCCGGAGCGACCCGCGACCGATCTCGGCTTTCTGCTGCACAAGCATCCCGGGCGGGCGCAGGCGTTCTCTACCTCGCACGGCACGGCGCACGTCCTCTATCCCGAGGCGAGCGACGAGCGGTGCACCGCGGCACTCCTCCTGGAGGTGGACCCCGTGGCGCTGGTGCGCCGCGGCAAGGGCAAGGGCCGGGGCGGCGCCCCGGACTCGGCGCTCGCGCAGTACGTGAACGACCGGCCCTACGCGGCGTCCTCGCTGCTCGCGGTCGCGCTCGCCAAGGTCTTCAAGACCGCGCTGCACGGTGAGTGCAAGACGATGCCCGAGCGGGCCGCCGCGCCGCTGCCGCTGCGGGTCGAGGTCCCCGCGCTCCCCGCCCGGGGCGGCGCGGAGCTGGTGCGGGCGCTGTTCGGGCCGCTGGGCTGGGACACGGTGGAAGCCGAACCGGTGCCGCTCGACGGGGAGTTCCCCGAGTGGGGCGACTCGCGGTACGTGCGGCTGGTCCTGGAGGGCGAGCTGAGGCTCGCGGACGCCCTCAACCACCTGTACGTCCTGCTGCCCGTGCTCGACGACGCCAAGCACTACTGGGTCGCGCCCGACGAGGTCGACAAGCTGCTGCGCGCCGGTGACGGCTGGCTGGCCGGCCACCCCGAGCGGAAGCTGATCACCGCCCGCTACCTCTCGCGGCGCTGGGGTCTGGCCCGGGCGGCGACGGAGCGGCTCGAACTGGTCCGGCTCGCCGAGGCCGAAGGGCTGGACGTCGAGGACGTCGACAACGCCGTCGACGAGACCACCGACACGGAGGAGCGTCCGGTGCCGCTCGCCGAGCAGCGGCGCGAGGCGATCCTCGCCGCGCTGAACGGCGCCGGCGCGGCTCGCGTGCTCGACCTGGGCTGCGGGCAGGGGCAGTTGGTGCAGGCCCTGCTCAAGGACCCGCGCTTCACCGAGATCGTCGGTGTCGACGTGTCCGCGCGGGCCCTGGGCATCGCCGCGCGCAGGCTGCGTCTTGACAGGATGGGGGAGCGGCAGGCCGCCCGCGTGAAGCTGACGCAGGGCTCCCTCGCGTACACCGACAAGCGGCTGGCCGGCTACGACGCGGCCGTGCTCAGCGAGGTGATCGAGCACCTGGACCTGCCGAGGCTGCCGGCCCTGGAGTTCGCGGTGTTCGGCTCGGCACGGCCCCGTACGGTCGTCGTGACCACGCCGAACGTCGAGTACAACGTGCGCTGGGAGTCGCTCCCGGCCGGACACGTCCGGCACGGCGACCACCGCTTCGAATGGACCCGGGAGGAGTTCCGGGACTGGGCGGCCGGCGTGGCCGCGCAGTACGGGTACGGGGTCGGGTTCGCCCCCGTGGGACCGGACGACCCGGAGGTCGGCCCGCCGACCCAGATGGCCGTCTTCAGCCGTACCGACACCGAGAAGGAGGGACCGAGATGA
- a CDS encoding polynucleotide kinase-phosphatase: MTTETRTLPVTDLSLVVLVGATGSGKSTFARRHFKPTEIVSSDFCRGLVADDENDQSASRDAFDVLHYIAGKRLAAGRLTVVDATNVQQEARRQLVQLARAHDVLPIAIVLDLPEEVCRSRNAARPDRADMPAHVIQRHRRELRRSLRGLEREGFRKVHVLRSVEEVEAAEVVLERRFNDLRHLTGPFDIIGDIHGCRSELESLLAKLGYVDGHHPEGRTAVFVGDLVDRGPDSPGVLRRVMAMVAAGDALCVSGNHENKLGRWLKGRKVQETHGLAETIEQLGRESEEFRAEAGRFIEGLVSHYVLDGGKLVVCHAGLPEKYHGRTSGRVRSHALYGDTTGETDEFGLPVRYPWAEEYRGRATVVYGHTPVPNTSWINNTICLDTGAVFGGKMTALRWPERELVDVPAERVWYEPARPLATEAPGGHQGRPLDLADVHGRRTVETRHGGNVAVREENAAAALEVMSRFAVDPRLLTYLPPTMAPTATSKEEGYLEHPAEAFAQYRADGVERVVCEEKHMGSRAVALVCRGADAARERFGVSGVTGALHTRTGRPFFDDPAVTEEVLGRLRTAIGAAGLWDELDTDWLLLDGELMPWSLKSAGLLRAQYAAVGAASGAVLPDAVAALERAVARGIEGVDGLLAKQRERATDAAAFTEAYRRYCWPTEGLEGVRFAPFQLLAARGRSLAAVPHDEQLARLDRLVEHDPTGLLQVTRRLVVDTGDEASVRAGTDWWLELTGAGGEGMVVKPLAALVRDANGRLGQPGVKVRGREYLRIIYGPEYTRPENLDRLRQRFLGHKRSLALREYALGLEALDRLAEGEPLWRVHEAVFAVLALESEPVDPRL; this comes from the coding sequence ATGACCACCGAGACCCGCACCCTGCCCGTCACCGACCTGTCCCTCGTGGTGCTCGTCGGCGCCACCGGTTCCGGCAAGTCCACCTTCGCCCGGCGCCACTTCAAGCCGACCGAGATCGTCTCCTCCGACTTCTGCCGGGGGCTCGTCGCCGACGACGAGAACGACCAGTCCGCCAGCCGGGACGCCTTCGACGTGCTCCACTACATCGCGGGCAAGCGCCTCGCCGCAGGCCGGCTGACCGTCGTCGACGCCACCAACGTGCAGCAGGAGGCCCGGCGTCAGCTGGTCCAGCTGGCCAGGGCCCACGACGTGCTGCCGATCGCGATCGTCCTCGACCTGCCCGAGGAGGTCTGCCGCAGCCGGAACGCCGCCCGGCCCGACCGGGCGGACATGCCCGCGCACGTCATCCAGCGCCACCGGCGCGAGCTGCGCCGCTCGCTGCGCGGTCTGGAGCGCGAGGGCTTCCGCAAGGTGCACGTGCTGCGGTCCGTGGAGGAGGTCGAGGCGGCCGAGGTCGTCCTGGAGCGCCGCTTCAACGATCTGCGGCACCTCACCGGCCCCTTCGACATCATCGGCGACATCCACGGCTGCCGTTCCGAGCTGGAGTCCCTGCTCGCGAAGCTCGGCTACGTCGACGGCCACCACCCCGAGGGGCGGACGGCCGTCTTCGTCGGCGACCTCGTCGACCGGGGCCCCGACTCGCCGGGCGTCCTGCGCCGGGTCATGGCGATGGTCGCCGCTGGCGACGCCCTCTGCGTCTCCGGCAACCACGAGAACAAGCTGGGCCGGTGGCTCAAGGGACGCAAGGTTCAGGAGACGCACGGTCTGGCCGAGACCATCGAGCAGCTGGGGCGGGAGAGCGAGGAGTTCCGGGCGGAGGCCGGCCGGTTCATCGAGGGGCTCGTCAGCCACTACGTGCTGGACGGCGGGAAGCTCGTCGTCTGCCACGCCGGTCTGCCGGAGAAGTACCACGGCCGGACGTCCGGGCGGGTGCGTTCGCACGCGCTGTACGGGGACACCACGGGCGAGACCGACGAGTTCGGGCTGCCGGTGCGCTACCCGTGGGCGGAGGAGTACCGGGGGCGGGCCACCGTCGTGTACGGGCACACGCCCGTGCCGAACACCTCCTGGATCAACAACACCATCTGCCTCGACACCGGGGCCGTCTTCGGCGGGAAGATGACCGCGCTGCGCTGGCCGGAGCGCGAGCTCGTCGACGTACCGGCCGAGCGCGTCTGGTACGAGCCGGCACGGCCGCTCGCCACCGAGGCGCCCGGCGGGCACCAGGGACGGCCCCTGGACCTGGCCGATGTGCACGGGCGGCGGACCGTCGAGACCCGCCACGGGGGGAACGTCGCCGTGCGCGAGGAGAACGCCGCGGCGGCCCTGGAGGTCATGAGCCGGTTCGCGGTCGACCCGCGGCTGCTCACGTACCTGCCGCCGACGATGGCTCCGACCGCCACCTCGAAGGAGGAGGGCTACCTGGAGCACCCGGCCGAGGCCTTCGCCCAGTACCGGGCGGACGGCGTCGAGCGGGTGGTGTGCGAGGAGAAGCACATGGGCTCGCGCGCGGTGGCGCTGGTCTGCCGGGGCGCCGACGCGGCCCGCGAGCGCTTCGGCGTCAGCGGGGTGACCGGTGCGCTGCACACCCGTACCGGACGGCCCTTCTTCGACGATCCGGCCGTCACCGAGGAGGTCCTCGGCCGGCTGCGGACCGCGATCGGCGCCGCCGGGCTGTGGGACGAGCTCGACACGGACTGGCTGCTGCTCGACGGCGAGCTGATGCCGTGGTCGCTCAAGTCGGCCGGGCTGCTCCGCGCGCAGTACGCGGCGGTCGGCGCCGCCTCCGGTGCCGTCCTCCCCGACGCGGTCGCCGCCCTGGAGCGGGCGGTGGCGCGCGGGATCGAGGGGGTCGACGGGCTGCTCGCGAAGCAGCGGGAGCGGGCGACGGACGCGGCGGCGTTCACCGAGGCGTACCGCCGCTACTGCTGGCCGACCGAGGGTCTGGAAGGCGTGCGGTTCGCGCCCTTCCAGCTGCTCGCGGCGCGCGGGCGCTCGCTCGCGGCCGTGCCGCACGACGAGCAGCTCGCCCGGCTGGACCGGCTCGTCGAGCACGACCCGACCGGGCTGCTCCAGGTCACCCGCCGGCTCGTCGTCGACACCGGCGACGAGGCCTCGGTCCGCGCGGGCACCGACTGGTGGCTGGAGCTGACGGGCGCGGGCGGCGAGGGCATGGTCGTCAAGCCGCTGGCGGCGCTGGTGCGGGACGCGAACGGGCGCCTCGGGCAGCCGGGCGTGAAGGTGCGCGGCCGGGAGTACCTGCGGATCATCTACGGCCCCGAGTACACCCGCCCGGAGAACCTGGACCGCCTGCGGCAGCGCTTCCTCGGCCACAAGCGTTCGCTCGCCCTGCGCGAGTACGCGCTCGGCCTGGAGGCCCTCGACCGCCTCGCCGAAGGCGAACCGCTCTGGCGGGTCCACGAGGCCGTCTTCGCGGTCCTCGCGCTGGAGTCGGAGCCGGTCGACCCGAGACTCTGA
- a CDS encoding Crp/Fnr family transcriptional regulator, whose product MSLFGQDRSFLHALPAADRRSLLAEGARRVYEPGEVMIRERDTSAYVLALLSGWSVVSVGTERGSRLILALRGAGEVVGDLAAVDRGPRSASVTALGTVEAVAVSGDRFRRFLAARPHATALIMRQLATRLRSADVERRALASETVLQRLAARLVELAERAGRRADGGTVLDLPLPQHDLAAAIGATREAVAKALRLLREQDVVRTANRTVVVIDMRVLVLLAQGRARPGGNPAGESPPGV is encoded by the coding sequence ATGAGTCTCTTCGGCCAGGACCGCTCCTTCCTCCACGCCCTCCCCGCGGCCGACCGGCGGTCGCTGCTCGCCGAAGGCGCCCGGCGCGTCTACGAACCCGGGGAGGTGATGATCCGCGAACGCGACACCAGCGCCTACGTCCTCGCACTCCTCTCCGGCTGGTCCGTCGTCTCCGTCGGCACCGAGCGCGGCTCCCGCCTCATCCTCGCCCTGCGCGGCGCGGGCGAGGTCGTCGGCGACCTCGCCGCCGTCGACCGCGGCCCGCGCAGCGCCAGCGTCACCGCCCTCGGCACGGTCGAGGCGGTGGCCGTCTCCGGCGACCGGTTCCGGCGCTTCCTCGCCGCCCGCCCGCACGCCACCGCGCTGATCATGCGCCAGCTCGCCACCCGGCTGCGCAGCGCCGACGTCGAACGCCGCGCGCTCGCCTCCGAGACCGTCCTCCAGCGCCTGGCCGCCCGCCTCGTCGAGCTGGCCGAGCGCGCCGGACGACGGGCCGACGGCGGCACCGTGCTCGACCTCCCGCTGCCCCAGCACGACCTGGCTGCGGCCATCGGAGCCACCCGGGAGGCCGTGGCCAAAGCCCTGCGCCTGCTGAGGGAGCAGGACGTCGTCCGCACCGCGAACCGCACCGTCGTCGTCATCGACATGCGGGTCCTGGTGCTGCTCGCGCAGGGGCGCGCACGCCCCGGCGGAAACCCGGCGGGCGAATCTCCGCCGGGTGTGTAA